Proteins co-encoded in one Aggregicoccus sp. 17bor-14 genomic window:
- the mug gene encoding G/U mismatch-specific DNA glycosylase, with product MPKPPKPTKAELLAAVDRTLPDVIAPGLRVLFCGINPGLYTAATGHHFARPGNRFWPALHASGFTPRLLQPHEQGELLQLGLGITNVVARASARADELTPEELARGGEALRRKVRRYAPRFLAVLGVGAYRSAFAAPRAALGLQPEPLGDTRVWVLPNPSGLNAHYQPEALARMFRALREAAGL from the coding sequence ATGCCGAAGCCTCCCAAGCCGACGAAGGCCGAGCTGCTCGCGGCCGTGGACCGCACCCTGCCGGACGTCATCGCGCCCGGCCTGCGGGTGCTCTTCTGCGGCATCAACCCCGGCCTCTACACCGCCGCCACGGGGCACCACTTCGCGCGGCCGGGCAACCGCTTCTGGCCCGCCCTCCACGCCTCCGGCTTCACGCCCCGCCTGCTGCAGCCCCACGAGCAGGGGGAGCTGCTGCAGCTCGGCCTGGGCATCACCAACGTGGTGGCCCGCGCGAGCGCCCGCGCGGACGAGCTCACGCCCGAGGAGCTCGCCCGCGGCGGCGAGGCGCTGCGCCGCAAGGTGCGCCGCTACGCCCCGCGCTTCCTCGCGGTGCTCGGGGTGGGGGCGTACCGCAGCGCCTTCGCCGCCCCGCGCGCGGCGCTCGGCCTGCAGCCCGAGCCGCTCGGGGACACCCGGGTGTGGGTGCTGCCCAACCCCAGCGGCCTCAACGCCCACTACCAGCCCGAGGCGCTCGCCCGGATGTTCCGCGCCCTGCGCGAGGCTGCAGGCCTGTAG
- a CDS encoding S9 family peptidase: MKRPSSLALAALLLPALALAAPPTAPAPKRPSRQYSIEQFMATTRVMGASFSPDEKSVLLSSNQTGVFNAYTVPSAGGKPTPLTRSKTDSTYAVSYFPKDGRILYTRDQGGNEENHLYVRELNGREKDLTPGKKLKADFRGWTGDDSAFFVVTNERDPRFFDLYRYDAKTYARTRVFENNQGFEVGDVSMDGKWVALDKPNTTADSDIHLYNVDTKETKHLSPHKGVASYTVSSFDPESRALYFLTNDGSEFTRVQRYVLATGAKEDVEKADWDVMYTVFSKHGKYRITAINQDARTVIRLYDAKTNQPIALPDLPEGDVTSVVVSPSEARMAFYASSDRSPSNLYVHDFASGKTTRLTDTLSKAIDPEDLVDAEVMRFKSFDQMQIPNILFKPMQASAQAKAPALVWVHGGPGGQTRKGYSPFIQYLVNHGYVVLGINNRGSSGYGKTFFTADDRKHGAEPLWDCVAAKKYLQSLPYVDAEKIGIIGGSYGGYMTLAALAFQPTEFKVGVDLFGVSNWLRTLESVPPYWESFRKALYEEIGDPKTDAERLRATSPLFHADKIQRPLLVLQGKNDPRVIKPESDEIVQAVKKNGVPVEYVVFPDEGHGFTKKKNEVRAYSTTLTFLDKYLKAEPPAARN; this comes from the coding sequence ATGAAGCGTCCCTCGTCCCTCGCTCTCGCCGCGCTGCTGCTGCCGGCGCTGGCGCTCGCAGCTCCCCCGACCGCGCCCGCGCCCAAGCGCCCCAGCCGCCAGTACTCCATCGAGCAGTTCATGGCGACCACGCGCGTGATGGGCGCGTCGTTCAGCCCGGACGAGAAGAGCGTGCTGCTCTCCTCCAACCAGACCGGCGTGTTCAACGCGTACACGGTGCCCAGCGCGGGCGGGAAGCCCACGCCCCTCACCCGCTCGAAGACGGACAGCACCTACGCCGTCTCCTACTTCCCCAAGGACGGGCGCATCCTCTACACGCGCGACCAGGGCGGCAACGAGGAGAACCACCTCTACGTGCGCGAGCTGAACGGGCGCGAGAAGGACCTCACCCCGGGCAAGAAGCTCAAGGCGGACTTCCGCGGCTGGACGGGCGACGACAGCGCCTTCTTCGTCGTCACCAACGAGCGTGACCCGCGCTTCTTCGACCTCTACCGCTACGACGCGAAGACCTACGCGCGCACCCGCGTCTTCGAGAACAACCAGGGCTTCGAGGTGGGCGACGTCTCCATGGATGGCAAGTGGGTGGCGCTCGACAAGCCCAACACCACCGCGGACAGCGACATCCACCTGTACAACGTGGACACGAAGGAGACGAAGCACCTGAGCCCGCACAAGGGCGTGGCCAGCTACACCGTCTCCAGCTTCGATCCCGAGAGCCGCGCGCTCTACTTCCTCACCAACGACGGCAGCGAGTTCACCCGCGTGCAGCGCTACGTGCTCGCCACCGGCGCGAAGGAGGACGTGGAGAAGGCCGACTGGGACGTGATGTACACGGTGTTCTCCAAGCACGGGAAGTACCGCATCACCGCCATCAACCAGGACGCGCGCACCGTCATCCGCCTCTACGACGCGAAGACCAACCAGCCCATCGCCCTGCCCGACCTGCCCGAGGGTGACGTGACCAGCGTCGTCGTCTCGCCGAGCGAGGCGCGCATGGCCTTCTACGCCTCGAGCGACCGCAGCCCCTCGAACCTCTACGTGCACGACTTCGCGAGCGGGAAGACCACCCGCCTCACGGACACGCTGTCCAAGGCCATCGACCCCGAGGACCTGGTCGACGCCGAGGTGATGCGCTTCAAGAGCTTCGACCAGATGCAGATTCCCAACATCCTCTTCAAGCCGATGCAGGCCAGCGCCCAGGCCAAGGCCCCCGCGCTCGTGTGGGTGCACGGCGGCCCCGGCGGCCAGACGCGCAAGGGCTACAGTCCTTTCATCCAGTACCTGGTGAACCACGGCTACGTGGTGCTGGGCATCAACAACCGCGGCTCGAGCGGCTACGGGAAGACCTTCTTCACCGCGGACGACCGCAAGCACGGCGCCGAGCCGCTGTGGGACTGCGTCGCGGCGAAGAAATACCTGCAGTCGCTCCCGTACGTGGACGCGGAGAAGATCGGCATCATCGGCGGCAGCTACGGCGGCTACATGACCCTCGCCGCGCTCGCCTTCCAGCCCACGGAGTTCAAGGTGGGCGTGGACCTCTTCGGCGTCTCCAACTGGCTGCGCACCCTGGAGAGCGTGCCCCCCTACTGGGAGAGCTTCCGCAAGGCGCTCTACGAGGAGATCGGCGACCCGAAGACGGACGCGGAGCGCCTGCGCGCGACCTCGCCCCTCTTCCACGCGGACAAGATCCAGCGCCCCCTGCTCGTGCTGCAGGGCAAGAACGACCCGCGCGTGATCAAGCCGGAGAGCGACGAGATCGTCCAGGCGGTGAAGAAGAACGGCGTGCCCGTGGAGTACGTCGTGTTCCCGGACGAGGGGCACGGGTTCACCAAGAAGAAGAACGAGGTGCGCGCGTACTCGACCACGCTCACCTTCCTGGACAAGTACCTGAAGGCGGAGCCGCCGGCCGCGCGCAACTGA
- a CDS encoding phage Gp37/Gp68 family protein, whose translation MHHTFNPWWGCTRVSPGCDHCYAEGIDARAGGGHWGKGAPRRTFGEKYWAGPLAWEREAVRRGERQRVLCASMADVFDAEAPEGELPKLWALIQRTPHLDWLLLTKRPARIARSLPSDWGEGYPNAWLGVSVEDADTAAQRLPVLLSVPARLRFACCEPILGPLPLRPWLSGLDWVIAGGESGPHARPLHPDWVRDLRVQCVEADCPFFFKQWGEYLPGDPRSAAPGRRTGLSARHPGFYRVGKVRAGSVLDSVTWEQLPRAAQASAAAEAHA comes from the coding sequence GTGCACCACACCTTCAACCCCTGGTGGGGCTGTACCCGGGTGAGCCCGGGCTGTGACCACTGCTACGCGGAGGGCATCGACGCGCGCGCAGGGGGCGGCCACTGGGGCAAGGGCGCTCCGCGCCGCACCTTCGGAGAGAAGTACTGGGCGGGCCCGCTCGCGTGGGAGCGCGAGGCCGTGCGCCGCGGCGAGCGCCAGCGCGTGCTCTGCGCCTCGATGGCGGACGTGTTCGACGCCGAGGCTCCCGAGGGCGAGCTGCCGAAGCTGTGGGCATTGATCCAGCGCACCCCGCACCTGGACTGGCTGCTGCTCACCAAGCGCCCGGCCCGCATCGCGCGCAGCCTCCCTTCGGACTGGGGCGAGGGCTACCCGAACGCATGGCTGGGCGTGAGCGTGGAGGACGCGGACACGGCTGCCCAGCGGCTACCGGTGCTGCTCTCCGTGCCGGCCCGCCTGCGCTTCGCCTGCTGCGAGCCCATCCTCGGGCCACTGCCCCTGCGCCCCTGGCTCTCCGGCCTGGACTGGGTCATCGCCGGCGGCGAGAGCGGGCCGCACGCGCGCCCGCTGCACCCGGACTGGGTGCGAGACCTCCGCGTTCAGTGCGTGGAGGCGGACTGCCCCTTCTTCTTCAAACAGTGGGGCGAGTACCTGCCGGGGGACCCGCGCTCCGCCGCGCCGGGCCGCCGCACCGGCCTGAGTGCGCGCCACCCTGGCTTCTACCGCGTGGGAAAGGTGCGCGCCGGCAGCGTGCTGGACAGCGTCACCTGGGAGCAGCTCCCCCGCGCCGCGCAGGCGTCAGCAGCGGCGGAGGCCCACGCGTGA
- a CDS encoding GNAT family N-acetyltransferase, translating to MTSDVQWIWRRFGELSVDELYRVLALRSEVFVVEQKSIYQDPDGYDRDSFHLLAQLPRPEGPLLGAYLRVLPPGLKYPEASFGRVVTAPSVRRMKLGHGLVERALAFLAEKYPGAPLRIGAQHYLVRFYGGHGFRQVGDVYDEDGIPHVDMVRP from the coding sequence ATGACGAGCGACGTGCAGTGGATCTGGAGGCGCTTCGGCGAGCTGAGCGTGGACGAGCTGTACCGCGTGCTCGCCCTGCGCTCGGAGGTCTTCGTGGTGGAGCAGAAGAGCATCTACCAGGACCCGGACGGCTACGACCGCGACAGCTTCCACCTCCTCGCCCAGCTGCCGCGCCCCGAGGGCCCGCTGCTCGGCGCGTATCTGAGGGTGCTCCCGCCCGGGCTCAAGTACCCCGAGGCGAGCTTCGGGCGCGTGGTGACCGCGCCCTCCGTGCGCAGGATGAAGCTGGGCCACGGGCTCGTGGAGCGCGCGCTCGCGTTCCTCGCCGAGAAGTATCCGGGGGCGCCGCTGCGCATCGGAGCGCAGCACTACCTCGTGCGGTTCTACGGCGGGCACGGCTTCCGCCAGGTGGGCGACGTCTACGACGAGGACGGCATCCCGCACGTGGACATGGTGCGCCCCTAG
- a CDS encoding class I SAM-dependent methyltransferase produces MSEDPHRQVESTWARTVDAWRQYDELEARLTRPVSERMLELARLTEGMHVLDVACGRGEPALPAAHRVGPQGRVLGVDLIEGMLPMARERAAREGLTNVEFRAADAESLQLPERFDVATVRWGLMYMAAPERALQSIHRALKPGGALVIASWAEPERVPYAVLPRQVLARFRDVPPLPSEDAPGAFRYADPARLTAALERTGFHVEASEELEVPVVEAPDAAGILTWLRTLNGPVVKLAAELPEPQRRAWEDALCAELEKSRRGDRVTLGGVTRLTLARSLEP; encoded by the coding sequence ATGAGCGAAGACCCGCACCGCCAGGTCGAGTCCACGTGGGCGCGCACGGTGGACGCCTGGCGCCAGTACGACGAGCTGGAGGCGCGGCTCACGCGGCCGGTGAGCGAGCGCATGCTGGAGCTCGCTCGACTCACCGAAGGAATGCACGTCCTGGACGTGGCCTGCGGCCGCGGCGAGCCCGCCCTCCCAGCTGCGCACCGGGTGGGTCCGCAGGGCAGGGTGCTCGGCGTGGACCTCATCGAAGGAATGCTCCCGATGGCCCGCGAGCGCGCGGCGCGCGAGGGGCTCACGAACGTGGAGTTCCGGGCCGCGGACGCGGAGTCGCTGCAGCTGCCCGAGCGCTTCGACGTGGCCACGGTGCGCTGGGGCCTCATGTACATGGCTGCGCCCGAGCGAGCACTGCAGTCCATCCACCGCGCGCTGAAGCCCGGCGGCGCGCTCGTCATCGCCTCGTGGGCCGAGCCCGAGCGCGTGCCGTACGCGGTGCTCCCGCGCCAGGTGCTCGCGCGCTTCCGGGACGTCCCGCCGCTGCCCAGTGAAGACGCACCGGGAGCCTTCCGCTACGCGGACCCTGCGCGCCTCACGGCCGCGCTCGAGCGGACGGGCTTTCACGTGGAGGCCTCGGAGGAGCTCGAGGTCCCGGTCGTCGAAGCGCCGGACGCAGCGGGCATCCTCACCTGGCTGCGCACGTTGAACGGGCCAGTGGTGAAGCTCGCCGCGGAGCTGCCAGAGCCGCAGCGCAGAGCATGGGAGGACGCCCTCTGCGCCGAGCTCGAGAAGAGCCGCAGAGGCGACCGCGTCACGCTCGGCGGCGTGACGCGGCTCACGCTCGCGCGCTCTCTCGAGCCCTGA
- a CDS encoding PEGA domain-containing protein produces MSHALLLSLLLLSAPGARPPRTPPARLQVAQAAFNRGEFEQALQSLDAAAAETRDERTLGRIHLLRGQCYAALRDSARSEEALARALEADPEAALDPERVDPALVQQLEDLRARTRGELRVRVSGRAGGRVTVDGRPVGNAPVRTSVPIGRHAVEVRSPDGRQRDSEQVLVRAGRTSEVSLSLPESAPEPAAVAPAQPLAPAPAAQSEPAPVPLSREAIHPVADVRLALDPFQIKEGPGIEVGGGVQTEHLRATLDARLYSDFGLTLRGAAIVPVTGRFSGYVSGELPVLFPGGDLAVGLGGAAGAEYAVNPWLSPFAELGARHFFTAPDGYDQNRLTLQFGARLRLP; encoded by the coding sequence ATGAGCCACGCGCTGCTGTTGTCGCTGCTCCTGCTCTCGGCGCCGGGGGCCCGCCCGCCGCGCACGCCCCCTGCGCGGCTGCAGGTGGCGCAAGCCGCCTTCAACCGCGGCGAGTTCGAGCAGGCGCTGCAGTCGCTGGACGCGGCCGCTGCCGAGACGCGCGACGAGCGCACGCTGGGGCGCATCCACCTGCTGCGCGGCCAGTGCTACGCCGCCCTGCGGGACTCGGCGCGCAGCGAGGAGGCGCTGGCGCGGGCGCTCGAGGCGGACCCCGAGGCCGCGCTGGACCCGGAGCGCGTGGACCCCGCGCTGGTGCAGCAGCTGGAGGACCTGCGCGCGCGCACCCGCGGTGAGCTGCGCGTGCGGGTGAGCGGACGCGCCGGGGGCCGCGTCACGGTGGACGGCCGGCCGGTAGGCAACGCCCCGGTGCGCACCAGCGTGCCCATCGGGCGGCACGCGGTGGAGGTGCGCTCGCCGGATGGACGTCAGCGCGACTCCGAGCAGGTGCTCGTGCGCGCAGGGCGCACCAGCGAGGTGTCCCTCTCGCTCCCCGAGTCCGCACCCGAGCCCGCGGCAGTGGCCCCCGCGCAGCCGCTCGCCCCGGCGCCCGCGGCGCAGAGCGAGCCCGCGCCGGTGCCGCTCTCGCGCGAGGCCATCCACCCGGTGGCGGACGTGCGGCTCGCGCTGGACCCCTTCCAGATCAAGGAGGGCCCGGGCATCGAGGTGGGCGGCGGCGTGCAGACCGAGCACCTGCGCGCCACGCTGGACGCACGCCTCTACAGCGACTTCGGCCTCACCCTGCGCGGCGCGGCGATCGTCCCGGTGACGGGGCGCTTCAGCGGCTACGTGTCCGGGGAGCTGCCCGTGCTCTTCCCCGGCGGTGACCTGGCGGTGGGCCTCGGCGGCGCGGCCGGTGCGGAGTACGCCGTGAACCCGTGGCTCTCGCCCTTCGCCGAGCTGGGCGCGCGCCACTTCTTCACGGCGCCGGACGGCTACGACCAGAACCGCCTCACCCTGCAGTTCGGCGCGCGCCTGCGACTGCCCTGA
- a CDS encoding serine/threonine-protein kinase, which translates to MTCAGCGALLPAGDAPCSRCGAVAPTLPTPASQLPGFDAEALQPGLLEGKWRLERKLGEGGMGTVYLAHDVQLERKVAVKLMSPALLHDADLVARFEREARVTAGLEHPHVVPVYAVGRTGGRPFMVMKSLSGRTLQALVRERGSLPLGEVLALMRQLCAGLDFIHARGFVHRDIKSANLFVGWDGHATILDFGILRSSRAGDPVTLAGLVIGTPHYMAPEQALGLSTVDHRADLYALAVVLFECLAGSLPFDAPADLSVIHLQASAPPPDLCERAPGLPRAVADVVHRALSKDPAQRYESAGDLFYALAEAAQGTPTPSLPGELPIPLFTPAPASRPRSRALRTARGAAVAGLVLACAAGLALASRGAKPAAPPSVTAPAAAPAPVAIVSVPTAAAPTPAPPPAPPLEGTVNVITTHEGSPYWASLLVNGAPQGTTPALLKLPAGEHRIVIQRAGFRREERRVTVSPDAPTSLRIELRR; encoded by the coding sequence GTGACCTGCGCGGGCTGTGGTGCACTGCTGCCCGCGGGCGATGCGCCCTGCTCGCGCTGTGGCGCGGTGGCGCCCACGCTGCCCACGCCCGCGTCGCAGCTGCCCGGCTTCGACGCGGAGGCGCTGCAGCCCGGCCTGCTCGAGGGCAAGTGGCGCCTGGAGCGCAAGCTGGGCGAGGGCGGGATGGGCACGGTGTACCTCGCGCACGACGTGCAGCTCGAGCGCAAGGTGGCGGTGAAGCTCATGTCCCCGGCGCTGCTGCACGACGCGGACCTGGTGGCGCGCTTCGAGCGCGAGGCGCGCGTGACGGCGGGCCTGGAGCACCCGCACGTGGTGCCGGTGTACGCGGTGGGCCGCACGGGCGGGCGGCCCTTCATGGTGATGAAGAGCCTGTCCGGGCGCACCCTGCAGGCGCTGGTGCGCGAGCGCGGCTCGCTGCCGCTCGGCGAGGTGCTCGCGCTGATGCGCCAGCTGTGCGCGGGCCTGGACTTCATCCACGCGCGCGGCTTCGTGCACCGCGACATCAAGAGCGCGAACCTCTTCGTGGGCTGGGACGGCCACGCCACCATCCTGGACTTCGGCATCCTGCGCTCGAGCCGCGCCGGAGACCCGGTGACGCTCGCGGGGCTGGTCATCGGCACGCCGCACTACATGGCGCCCGAGCAGGCGCTGGGCCTCTCCACGGTGGACCACCGGGCGGACCTGTACGCGCTCGCGGTGGTGCTCTTCGAGTGCCTCGCGGGCTCGCTGCCCTTCGACGCGCCGGCGGACCTCTCCGTCATCCACCTGCAGGCGAGCGCGCCCCCGCCGGACCTCTGCGAGCGCGCGCCCGGGCTGCCGCGCGCGGTGGCGGACGTGGTGCACCGCGCGCTGAGCAAGGACCCGGCGCAGCGCTACGAGAGCGCGGGCGACCTCTTCTACGCCCTCGCCGAGGCCGCGCAGGGCACGCCCACGCCCTCGCTCCCGGGCGAGCTGCCCATCCCGCTCTTCACGCCCGCGCCCGCGTCCAGGCCCCGCTCGCGCGCCCTGCGCACCGCGCGCGGTGCGGCCGTGGCGGGCCTCGTCCTCGCGTGCGCCGCGGGGCTCGCGCTGGCGAGCCGCGGCGCGAAGCCTGCTGCGCCTCCGTCCGTCACGGCCCCCGCCGCTGCGCCCGCGCCCGTGGCCATCGTCAGCGTACCCACTGCGGCCGCGCCCACCCCGGCGCCGCCCCCCGCACCGCCCCTGGAGGGCACGGTGAACGTGATCACCACGCACGAGGGCAGCCCGTACTGGGCCTCGCTGCTCGTGAATGGCGCGCCCCAGGGCACGACGCCCGCGCTGCTGAAGCTGCCCGCGGGCGAGCACCGCATCGTCATCCAGCGCGCGGGCTTCCGGCGCGAGGAGCGGCGCGTGACGGTGAGCCCGGACGCGCCGACCTCCCTGCGCATCGAGCTGCGGCGATGA
- a CDS encoding ketopantoate reductase family protein — protein sequence MHTSPRVLLVGAGAVGQVYARFLKAGGCEVSFLVKESHAAEAREGFTLHAHRGRSLRTETLQAAQVLTSPEQVRPDAFEQVWLCVSSTALRAGGWVEALAARTGEATWVMVQPALEDRAFLLQHVPAERLVTGAIPFLSYAAPLAPGASPSSGTAYWFPPLARGAFSGPAARRDAVVRALRAGGYPASRSRDAGRAVAVPAGVLTAFVAGLELSGWRFAALLEPSHLALTHAAAREAARAAAARTGASARAVLALLRPGVFRLLPRASRLVPFDLETYLRVHFTKVGAQNRLMLGEYVRAGREAGLEVAHLESLLSRLQGTPQ from the coding sequence ATGCACACGAGTCCCCGCGTCCTGTTGGTCGGTGCCGGCGCCGTCGGCCAGGTGTACGCCCGCTTCCTGAAGGCCGGCGGCTGCGAGGTGTCCTTCCTCGTGAAGGAGTCCCATGCAGCCGAGGCGCGCGAGGGCTTCACCCTGCACGCGCACCGCGGGCGCTCGCTGCGCACCGAGACGCTGCAGGCCGCGCAGGTGCTCACCTCACCCGAGCAGGTGCGCCCGGACGCCTTCGAGCAGGTGTGGCTGTGCGTCTCCTCGACAGCGCTGCGCGCAGGCGGCTGGGTGGAGGCGCTCGCCGCGCGCACGGGGGAGGCCACGTGGGTGATGGTGCAGCCGGCGCTCGAGGACCGCGCCTTCCTCCTGCAGCACGTGCCGGCGGAGCGGCTCGTCACGGGCGCCATTCCCTTCTTGAGCTACGCGGCGCCGCTCGCCCCGGGCGCATCGCCCTCTTCGGGCACCGCGTACTGGTTCCCGCCGCTCGCGCGCGGCGCGTTCAGCGGGCCTGCGGCGCGCCGCGACGCGGTGGTGCGGGCGCTGCGCGCGGGAGGCTACCCGGCCTCGCGCAGCCGTGACGCGGGGCGCGCGGTGGCGGTGCCCGCGGGCGTGCTCACGGCCTTCGTGGCGGGGCTGGAGCTCTCGGGCTGGCGCTTCGCCGCGCTGCTCGAGCCCTCCCACCTTGCACTCACCCACGCGGCCGCGCGCGAGGCGGCGCGGGCTGCCGCGGCGCGCACGGGGGCGAGCGCGCGGGCCGTGCTCGCGCTGCTGCGTCCGGGCGTCTTCCGGCTCCTGCCGCGCGCGAGCAGGCTCGTGCCCTTCGACCTGGAGACCTACCTGCGCGTGCACTTCACCAAGGTGGGTGCGCAGAACCGGCTGATGCTCGGGGAGTACGTGCGGGCGGGGCGCGAGGCGGGGCTGGAGGTCGCACACCTCGAGTCGCTGCTCTCGCGCCTGCAGGGCACGCCGCAGTAG
- a CDS encoding M15 family metallopeptidase gives MREPPEALLVGQDEAPMVPVPGGEARVHREVLPALQALQAEASRAGFALEVGSGFRSFARQLHIWNAKARGERPVLDAQERPVQLAALPPLERVHAILRWSALPGASRHHWGTDLDVFDRAALAPGAAFEMRAEETAPGGPFAPMHAWLDANLHRFGFFRPYAQDLGGVSPERWHLSYAPLALPLQRAHSPGRLARALEAAQVELGDVVLRELDALYARYVDNVSLPGVA, from the coding sequence ATGCGCGAGCCCCCGGAAGCACTGCTGGTGGGACAGGACGAGGCGCCCATGGTGCCCGTCCCGGGAGGCGAGGCGCGCGTGCACCGCGAGGTGCTGCCCGCGCTGCAGGCGCTGCAGGCGGAGGCCTCGCGCGCGGGCTTCGCGCTCGAGGTGGGCAGCGGCTTTCGCTCCTTCGCGCGGCAGCTGCACATCTGGAACGCGAAGGCCCGCGGCGAGCGCCCGGTGCTCGATGCGCAGGAGCGGCCCGTACAGCTCGCCGCGCTCCCGCCGCTCGAGCGCGTGCACGCCATCCTGCGCTGGAGCGCGCTGCCGGGCGCGAGCCGCCACCACTGGGGCACCGACCTGGACGTGTTCGACCGCGCAGCCCTCGCCCCCGGCGCCGCGTTCGAGATGCGCGCGGAGGAGACCGCGCCCGGAGGGCCCTTCGCGCCGATGCATGCCTGGCTGGATGCGAACCTGCACCGCTTCGGCTTCTTCCGGCCCTACGCACAGGACCTCGGCGGCGTCAGCCCCGAGCGCTGGCACCTGAGCTATGCACCGCTCGCCCTGCCCCTTCAGCGCGCGCACTCGCCCGGGCGACTCGCGCGTGCCCTGGAGGCGGCGCAGGTGGAGCTGGGGGACGTGGTGCTGCGCGAGCTCGATGCTCTCTACGCGCGCTACGTGGACAACGTGAGCCTGCCGGGCGTGGCTTGA
- a CDS encoding tetratricopeptide repeat protein, giving the protein MLRSPFLPLLLVLAGCASHRRAPANAPAPRYVLLLAPLHAKSPEAQAEAQRQQEQVAATFALVAEGMPVTLVQRAAAAPASEAEAAALARAQGVDATLWGEVGVTEGKLTVHLRSTLARGDDLGSWIPATYAPQDEAAAAARERDSIIFAQSTLYGVNLWLMLRDQPREAAQLLSQYRVLRAGDFVDWNPDLISRRWGMLGRLERDGVAAEKAYRRALEDIAEVHRRHPETSPPVNKEAFYKVGLARAFLLQGRAQEAVSLLQAVLAQPPTVYDGEVRRILGRALLAVGDAPAAAQVLEPVRSAKDPDTVALRLYVATGQPRFERKDASDFERLLLGIVWGDAARLAALVQERPAGEWPVPLARQLQERRVDERALEAAAHAADPVIARAHRCELHYLLGEAALAGLVTGKRDPEAARRHFEAALATRAFANDGYELADAALEQLRR; this is encoded by the coding sequence ATGCTCCGCTCCCCCTTCCTGCCCCTGCTCCTCGTCCTCGCGGGCTGCGCGTCGCACCGGCGCGCGCCCGCGAACGCTCCCGCCCCGCGCTACGTCCTGCTACTCGCGCCCCTGCACGCGAAGTCCCCCGAGGCGCAGGCCGAGGCCCAGCGCCAGCAGGAGCAGGTGGCGGCGACCTTCGCGCTGGTGGCCGAGGGGATGCCGGTCACGCTGGTGCAGCGTGCGGCGGCGGCGCCCGCGAGCGAGGCCGAGGCCGCGGCGCTCGCGCGGGCCCAGGGCGTGGACGCCACGCTCTGGGGAGAGGTGGGCGTCACCGAGGGCAAGTTGACGGTGCACCTGCGCTCCACCCTCGCGCGCGGCGACGATCTCGGCAGCTGGATCCCCGCCACCTACGCGCCACAGGACGAGGCCGCTGCGGCCGCGCGCGAGCGAGACAGCATCATCTTCGCGCAGAGCACGCTGTACGGCGTGAACCTCTGGCTCATGCTGCGCGACCAGCCGCGCGAGGCCGCGCAGCTCCTCTCGCAATACCGCGTCCTGCGCGCGGGCGACTTCGTGGACTGGAACCCGGACCTCATCTCGCGGCGCTGGGGGATGCTCGGGCGCCTGGAGCGCGACGGCGTCGCGGCCGAGAAGGCCTACCGGCGCGCGCTCGAGGACATCGCCGAGGTGCACCGCCGCCACCCGGAGACCTCGCCTCCCGTGAACAAGGAGGCCTTCTACAAGGTGGGCCTCGCGCGCGCCTTCCTCCTTCAGGGCCGGGCGCAGGAGGCTGTCTCGCTGCTCCAGGCCGTGCTCGCGCAGCCGCCGACGGTGTACGACGGCGAGGTGCGGCGCATCCTCGGCCGCGCGCTGCTCGCTGTGGGGGATGCGCCCGCGGCCGCGCAGGTGCTCGAGCCCGTGCGCAGCGCCAAGGACCCGGACACCGTGGCGCTCCGGCTGTACGTCGCCACGGGCCAGCCGCGCTTCGAGCGCAAGGACGCGAGCGACTTCGAGCGGCTCCTGCTGGGCATCGTGTGGGGGGACGCAGCGCGGCTCGCCGCGCTCGTGCAGGAGCGTCCCGCGGGCGAGTGGCCCGTGCCGCTCGCGCGCCAGCTTCAGGAGCGCAGGGTGGACGAGCGCGCGCTGGAGGCAGCGGCGCACGCAGCGGACCCGGTCATCGCGCGCGCCCATCGCTGCGAGCTGCACTACCTGCTCGGGGAGGCGGCGCTCGCGGGCCTCGTCACGGGCAAGCGCGACCCCGAGGCGGCGCGGCGCCACTTCGAGGCGGCACTCGCCACGCGCGCCTTCGCCAATGACGGCTACGAGCTCGCGGACGCAGCGCTCGAGCAACTGCGACGCTGA
- a CDS encoding HIT family protein has protein sequence MSGWRDAESWARLLRPEGCPICQAGAPRDVLAELEASRVTMDEGAPMRGYCCLVLRRHAVELHELEPPEAAAFMRDLQRLSRAVQEVTGAVKLNLELHGNTLPHLHVHVFPRYVGDPFEGGPIDPRRAGGPVYGPGELAPLRERLRSLL, from the coding sequence GTGAGCGGCTGGCGCGACGCGGAGTCCTGGGCCCGGCTGCTGCGCCCCGAGGGCTGCCCCATCTGCCAGGCCGGGGCCCCTCGCGACGTGCTCGCCGAGCTGGAGGCGTCCCGGGTGACGATGGACGAAGGCGCGCCGATGCGCGGGTACTGCTGCCTCGTGCTGCGCCGCCACGCGGTGGAGCTGCACGAGCTGGAGCCGCCCGAGGCCGCGGCCTTCATGCGCGACCTGCAGCGGCTCTCGCGCGCCGTGCAGGAGGTGACGGGCGCGGTGAAGCTGAACCTCGAGCTGCACGGCAACACGCTCCCCCACCTGCACGTGCACGTGTTCCCGCGCTACGTCGGAGACCCCTTCGAGGGCGGCCCCATCGACCCGCGCCGAGCCGGCGGGCCGGTCTACGGACCCGGCGAGCTCGCCCCGCTGCGCGAGCGGCTGCGCTCCCTGCTCTAG